The sequence TGGAGGAAATCGCCGAGCTGTCCTCTCGCGTTCATGACTCGAAGTATTGCGAGCCCCGCCTGCCCCAACCACTCCCTGCCAGGGGTAGGCACCGCGCGGCGAGGCAGCTCGTACGGGTGGGTCAGTGGGTGACGGCGCTGCCGCTGGTGGCGCCGGCACGAAGGCCCTGGTCGATGAATTTGATCAACCAGTTGAAGCTCTCGTCGACTGACGCGTCGATCTGGAACCCACCGGCCGCCTCCAGGGTCGCGAACCCGTGCAGGACGCTGCGCAGCGTCCGCATGGCGTGGATCTCCTGGCCGGGTTCCAGCCCGTACCCGCTCAGCATGGCCGCCCAGGAGGCGAGCACCCGCTCGCTGGCCGGGATGAACGGATCGTCGGGGCCGGTCGGGCGGGTGGCGTTGGCGGCCGCGTACCGGCCCGGGTGTTCCCGCACGTAGGTCCGCATGGCCTGCGCGCCGGCGGCGAGGGCATCGCTGCCGGACCGGCCCTGAATGGCGTCGCGGATGGTGTCGCCGGCCTCGGTCATGGC comes from Micromonospora vinacea and encodes:
- a CDS encoding TetR/AcrR family transcriptional regulator: MPKARLTPAAVTEAAAALVDEVGFDNLSMGLLAERLGIKTPSLYKHVSSQADVAHRIATLAMTEAGDTIRDAIQGRSGSDALAAGAQAMRTYVREHPGRYAAANATRPTGPDDPFIPASERVLASWAAMLSGYGLEPGQEIHAMRTLRSVLHGFATLEAAGGFQIDASVDESFNWLIKFIDQGLRAGATSGSAVTH